The Armatimonadota bacterium region GGCGTCGCCTGGCTGAACAGCGTCAGTTTTCGATGCATGGTCCGCTCAGTAGTTCGTCCTGGTGTGCTTTCCCATTTCCAACGGGCCGCAGGCAATCATATCCTGCAAGGAGAATAGGCGCAAGCCGGTGGGCAGACGGGTGCCACTCCTTCTCGAAGTGGTGCTCGCATCCAGAATCATCAGGCGCGGCATCCTGCGCCATCCATCGGGCATGATGACGGCCATACCCATAGCAACCACCCTGGGAGACAGATCATGACAAGACGCGAAGCCAAAGATCGCCTACGGTCGGATCGAGCACTGATCGGCACCATGTTCCTCGAAGTCGCCTCACCGGGCACTTGCCAGATGATCAAGCAGGCTGGCTACGACTTCGTGATTTTCGATACAGAACACTCCTGGTATGGCGTGGAGACCATCGCGCGCTTCATCCGTTCTGCCCGGGACATCGGCCTGCTCGTGATCGTCCGAGCTCCCGCGTTCCAGGGCCACTGGCTCGCGCGTTATCTCGATCTCGGCGCGGATGGTCTGGTCTGCCCCCACGTGGACAATGCCGAACAGGCCGCAGACATCATCCGCCAGACCAAGTACCCGCCCGTGGGGGAGCGCGGCATGGCCAACAACATCGCTCATGACGAGTATGTCGCCAGACCCATGCTGGACTTCTGCCGCGAGGCCGACGAAGAGATCTTGATCATCGCGCAGATCGAGACCGCGGCCGGGCATGCCAACCGCGAGGGCATCCTGTCAACTCCCGGCATCGACGCAGTGTTCATCGGGCCCAATGACCTGTCCTTGAGCATGGGCTTCCCCGGCCAACACAACCACCCGCAGGTGGTGCAGGCCATGGAGGACATCTTCGAGTCCGCCCGGCGCAACAATGTGGCGCCCGGCCTACACGGGTTCACGGTGGAGGCCACCCGGAGCTGGCTGGATAAGGGCGCGCGGTTCGTCTGTCACCGAGCCGACATCAGCCTGATCATCGACGGCAGCCGGCGCGATCTGGAGGTTCTCCGGCAGCATCCGGCGCTGGGCGGGTAGATCCGCTCTCGGTCCTGGGCACCGGGTGAGTCAGCACCGCACAGGCGGGCCCTGACGCATCCGATGCAGACATGTTACACCTTGCAGCCCCACAAACACGGAGAGACCCTATGAGCTTGCGCATCCTCAACACCGCCGCTATCTACGACGACAAGGACGCCCGGGCGATGCTGGCCGACGCCGGCTTCGAGCTGTTTGACTCCCCCCCGCGGGCGCCTTTCGGCGAGGACGATATCATCGATCTCCTGGAAGACGTGGACGCCGTCATCGCCGACTCCGACGCCTACACGGAGCGTGTCTTCGCGGAACGCCCCCGGCTCAAGCTTGTGTCGCGCTGGGGCGTGGGCATTGATTCCATCGACCTCGAGGCGGCAACGCGCCACGGCGTGATGGTAACCAACACCCCGGGCATCATCACCGATGCCGTGGCCGACCTCGCCTTCACCTTCATTCTCGCCCTGGCGCGCCGACTGGTGGAGTGCAACTCCCTCGTGCGTGGCGGCGGTTGGCAGAAGATGATCGGCGCGAACGTGGGCGGCGCAACCCTGGGTATTATCGGTGTCGGGGACATCGGCACCTGTTCGGCCCGACGCGGCAAGGGTTTCGGAATGCGCGTATTGGCCTTCGACCCCGTGCCCCGCCAGGAAGTGGCCGATCTACTCGGCGTGGAGTTCGTGGACCTGGAGACCCTTCTGCGGGAGAGCGATTTCGTCACCCTCCACTGTAATGCCACTCCTGCGAACCGCAACATGATCGGCGCCGAACAACTCGCGATGATGAAGCCCACAGCGTTCCTGATCAATTGCGCGCGGGGGTCGCTGGTGGATGAAGCGGCGCTGGTGGACGCACTCAAGAACGGAACCATCGCAGGCGCCGGGCTCGACGTGTTCGCCCAGGAGCCACCCGATCCGGATAACCCTTTGTTCGCGCTGGACAATTGCCTGGTCACCCCGCACACCGCAACCATGGATCGCAAGACCATCCAGCGGGTGAGCATGCAGGTGACTGCGAACACCCTGGACGCGCTGCAGGGGCGCAGGCCCAAGTACCTGTGCAACCCGGAAGTCTGGGCGGGCTGACTACCGGCGGAAACCACACAGCGGCGGGCCCTGTCACGGTCTGCGTGACCCCCGCCGCCCAAGGTTTCCCGGCAGCTGACTGCCCGTGCTCCCCGCCTCAGAACTCCCGCGGGTCGGGCACTTCCACCGGGCTGCTTCCCTGGTCTGCCGACTGCACCGCGCACACTCCCGGCAAGCTCATGTCCAGGCCGAAGTACACGTCGATCGCAGGAGCCGTGCCATCCACCACCGCGCGCACGAAATCATCCACCATCAGGTATTCGCTGGTCCCGTGGCCGCCGGCTGAAGCCTCGGGCGGCATCTTCGGGTGAGACCACCCCAGGGGCAGGTCGATCATTCCCGTGCAGTGCGGGATGTCGTTGAGGATCGCCTTGAACCCTGCGTAGCCCCCACGGGGCGACTCCAGCACGCCTTCGGTACCGTAGATCGAGAAATAATGGAACGACGGCTCCCGGGCCACCACAAAGCCGCACGTGACCTTGATCACATTGCCTTTCGCGGTCTTGAACAGCGCCACTTCCATGTCCACGGTGCCGGTGGCTTTGCCGATGCGCTCCCCGGGATTCATGCCCACCGCGCTGACAATCCGGTCATCGAGAATCTGCAGCACCGGCCCGAGACTGTGGGTGCAGTAGCGGATCGGCCGCATACCCGCGCGCCACGTGGGTCCTGTTTCCGCGCCCGGAGTGATCCCGTCATCCCGCGCCGCCATGAGCGGCCGACAGTCATGGATGTACTCGGCCTCTGCGTAGTAGGGCTCCCCGATCTTCCCGTCCTTTACCAGTCGGTCGAAGGTCTGCAGGAAAGCCATATAGTTCATGTTCTCGGCGAACATGTAGGTCTTGCCGGTCTCGCGCACGGCGCGGACAAGTTCCCGGGCCTCGTCGATAGAATACACTGCCGGGACTTCACTCAGCACGTGCTTGTCTGCCCGCAGTGCCGCCACACACTGCTCCGCGTGCAGGGGTGCCGGCGTCCCCACCACCACCGCGTCGATATCGCAGGCGAGGAGGTCCTCGAAGTTTGTGACCCAGCGTTCCACTCCATTGGCCTTGGCGAAGCTCTCTGCTCGTTCCTCGTTGACATCGCAAACTGCCGTGACCTTGCTGTCTTTGCGGGCGTTGAATACCGCGCAGAACGAGCCACCGCGCCGCAGACCCGCGATCCCGATGCGCAGAGACATGAGCAGACCTCCCTAACGCATAAGCACGAACCAGCAGTACCAGTAGACCAAGGGCGAGCTGAATAGCACGGCATCGAACCTGTCGAGGACGCCCCCGTGTGGGCCAAGCAGTGACCCAAAGTCCTTGATGCCAATGTCTCGCTTGAGCACCGATTTCCCCAGGTCGCCTAACTGTCCGACGATGCTCATCAGCACGCCCAGCAGCACGCAGTGCCATACCGGCAGGTGCAGCCACATTCCCAGCAGCACCATTCCGACGAGTGTCGCGAACAGATGGGCCACCGAGCCCTCGACGGTCTTGTTCGGACTGATCAGCGGAGCCAGCTTCGTGCGCCCTATGAGCGTTCCCACGAAGAACGCACTGGTGTCACCCAGCCAGACCGGAATGACAGTGAATAGAATGCCCCCCGTGCGCCGTGCCAACGCCCCGGCGTCCACGAAGCCGGTGAGGGAGGGAAGATCCACGTAGCGCATGCGCAACATGAAGGAAAGCAGGAGGCCCACGTACACAACGCCGAAGACGGTTGTCGCCGAGTTGATCACCGCTGACTGCCCGGGCTTGGAGCGGAACTGGGCGATCAGAGTACCCGCCACGGAACACATGAGCACGAACAGGATAAGCTGGAGAACGTCCGCCTCAGCCTCTACGTTCGCGCCGGTGAGTCGGTCCGCCCCGCTCAGGCCGGCGAGATTGTAGACCTCGATGGTGTGTTGCGTCGCATACAGGATCGCGACGGCGCAGAGCCAGCCCAGCGCCACATTGGGGCGCATCCCCCTCGCCTGCAGCGCCGAATAGTACTCACCCAGCGCGATCACGGCCAGCACGGCGATAAAGGTGAAGAACGTCCAGCCGCCCAGGTAGACCAGGCCGCAAAAAGCCGCCAGGCCGAGCACGCCCACGATCGTCCGAACCAGCACGCGGATGGCGTAAGGGGTAGTTGGTTTCTCGGGGCCCATGGACGGCCTATTCCTCCCTCAGTCAGCAGATGCCTTCCCCGTGCCCTGATTGCTTTGCGGTCCGGCCAGCATGCGACGGCCCGCCTCGCCGTGATTCGTGGGCCCGTGCCCATGCCCGATATCCAGCGACGTGGCGATTGCCAGCGAGATGAACTCCTTCGCCTGCCGGATCGCATCCATCGGCGTCATCCCCAGCGCCAGCCCAGCCGCGATTGCCGCCGAAAACGTGCATCCGGTTCCGTGGGTGTTCGGAGTGTCAAAGCGCCTGGACTCCAGCACCTTCACCTGTCCTGTATCCGCGGTGAATACTAGGTCGGCGGGCCGGTCCTCCAGGTGACCGCCCTTGACCACCACCACCCGCGGCCCCATCTGCGCTATCTCCCGTGCCGCTTCATTCATGCCTGCCAGACTCGTGATCTCCCGCCCCACAAGCACACCTGTCTCATGCAGATTGGGCGTCACCACCAGCGCCAGCGGCAGCAGACGTGAGACCAGGGCTTCCCGCGCCTCTGCCGCCAGGAGGGCGTCGCCACTCTTGGCAACCATCACCGGGTCCACCACGAGATTGCGGATGTCATGGCGCCGCACCCCATCGGCCACCGTCTCCACCAGTTCCGGCGTAGCCAGCATCCCCGTCTTCGCGGCATCACAGCCGATATCGTCCATGACCGCGTCCAGTTGTGCAGTTACCAGGTCCAGGGGCAAAGCCTCCGCCCGGCGCACCTCAACTGTGTTCTGGGCAGTAATCGCCGTGATAACGCTCATCCCGTAGACGCCCAACGCGGCGAAGGTCTTCAGGTCCGCCTGAATACCCGCTCCGCCGCCGGAGTCCGAACCCGCGATGGTCAGTACAACGGGCACTGTTCGTCTTGCAGCCATGATCGCGCACGCCCCAGAGCAATAATCCGGCCTCGCACCTATCCAGGCAATGGCTGGAGCCGGGCCGGGCTCTCCGCCTGATTATCCCCTCCCTCGATGCGTCTGGCAACTGGTTTCGTGGACCGATAGGTATACACCTGAGTAAGATTGCGCCGCTGATATTGAACACGATCCGAGTATTCGACCAAGGTGCGTTGCTAAAAAACATAA contains the following coding sequences:
- a CDS encoding phosphoglycerate dehydrogenase, giving the protein MSLRILNTAAIYDDKDARAMLADAGFELFDSPPRAPFGEDDIIDLLEDVDAVIADSDAYTERVFAERPRLKLVSRWGVGIDSIDLEAATRHGVMVTNTPGIITDAVADLAFTFILALARRLVECNSLVRGGGWQKMIGANVGGATLGIIGVGDIGTCSARRGKGFGMRVLAFDPVPRQEVADLLGVEFVDLETLLRESDFVTLHCNATPANRNMIGAEQLAMMKPTAFLINCARGSLVDEAALVDALKNGTIAGAGLDVFAQEPPDPDNPLFALDNCLVTPHTATMDRKTIQRVSMQVTANTLDALQGRRPKYLCNPEVWAG
- a CDS encoding phosphatidate cytidylyltransferase, with product MGPEKPTTPYAIRVLVRTIVGVLGLAAFCGLVYLGGWTFFTFIAVLAVIALGEYYSALQARGMRPNVALGWLCAVAILYATQHTIEVYNLAGLSGADRLTGANVEAEADVLQLILFVLMCSVAGTLIAQFRSKPGQSAVINSATTVFGVVYVGLLLSFMLRMRYVDLPSLTGFVDAGALARRTGGILFTVIPVWLGDTSAFFVGTLIGRTKLAPLISPNKTVEGSVAHLFATLVGMVLLGMWLHLPVWHCVLLGVLMSIVGQLGDLGKSVLKRDIGIKDFGSLLGPHGGVLDRFDAVLFSSPLVYWYCWFVLMR
- a CDS encoding Gfo/Idh/MocA family oxidoreductase yields the protein MSLRIGIAGLRRGGSFCAVFNARKDSKVTAVCDVNEERAESFAKANGVERWVTNFEDLLACDIDAVVVGTPAPLHAEQCVAALRADKHVLSEVPAVYSIDEARELVRAVRETGKTYMFAENMNYMAFLQTFDRLVKDGKIGEPYYAEAEYIHDCRPLMAARDDGITPGAETGPTWRAGMRPIRYCTHSLGPVLQILDDRIVSAVGMNPGERIGKATGTVDMEVALFKTAKGNVIKVTCGFVVAREPSFHYFSIYGTEGVLESPRGGYAGFKAILNDIPHCTGMIDLPLGWSHPKMPPEASAGGHGTSEYLMVDDFVRAVVDGTAPAIDVYFGLDMSLPGVCAVQSADQGSSPVEVPDPREF
- the thiD gene encoding bifunctional hydroxymethylpyrimidine kinase/phosphomethylpyrimidine kinase — protein: MAARRTVPVVLTIAGSDSGGGAGIQADLKTFAALGVYGMSVITAITAQNTVEVRRAEALPLDLVTAQLDAVMDDIGCDAAKTGMLATPELVETVADGVRRHDIRNLVVDPVMVAKSGDALLAAEAREALVSRLLPLALVVTPNLHETGVLVGREITSLAGMNEAAREIAQMGPRVVVVKGGHLEDRPADLVFTADTGQVKVLESRRFDTPNTHGTGCTFSAAIAAGLALGMTPMDAIRQAKEFISLAIATSLDIGHGHGPTNHGEAGRRMLAGPQSNQGTGKASAD